cagattttataaaaaaaaaaaaaaacttgtaaattcTTACCAAACgcacataatatttttttggtttcaaaaagtgCTTTTCAGCTTCTAAAAGCTGAAACAAACGGGCAATTAAGAAGGATGagaagcttttttatttttggtaactGTAATGTTCTTTTGTtagtaattaaaaatataaaaattgttgaAAGAGTGAATGACAATAATTTATGGTAGGCATAAATGAGCAACAACAAAAGCTTGTTCTGGGGTGGTTGAGATGACATCAAGGTAAGCAAAAGGGTGGtatatttgtatttgatttagaaataaataagagaaaactTACAAGGAACCCTGTAGAGTATAGACAATACATAAAATGAGGAAGAGAAAATTCACAAGTTTTGCAATATCATTGAGAAAGATTGTGTTGCTCGAGGTcgatattttgattttaatgagaagatttgaaaaagaataaatgGGATTAGTGGTAAGAGATGGGAGAACAAACATTTGTCACTACATGGAATCAAAAGCTGCCAGGCTTTTCCAAaaatacacactcacacacacagtTTAGCTCTTTTTCAGGTCACTTTTTATGTCATTTCCAGTTCTTATAGTTGTAGCTTAGATTGGGTCTCCATATGACCTGTGaatatcttgttttattttatgtcgTGTCTGAATTTCTTGTTCTTTACATTTTCCCTTTCAGGATCTTGTCAAAGAAGTCCAATGTGCTTTGTATTTAACTCTATTAGAATTCACAAGTAATGTAGAAGATGAGAGTGACTTGGAGAGTCTTATAGAGCAGCAATTTGAAGCATTGCAGAAGGCACTTAAGATACCTCATAAGGCCTCAAAGGCTCGTTTGATGGTATCAAAAAAGATTCTTTCTTGATTTAGGGCACATAAACTTGGTCCATTAATCCTTGATGATGTCTTTGATGCAAATATTGTGTCTTGACTtgttagtcactttttttttttgtgtgacatTACGATTGTATATGCAAATCTTTATTTTTCCTCCACTTTTCCCTCCTACTTTGTTGTGTTAATGTCTCAAATTTACTCAAGTTGTATTACAAAGCTAACAGATGCTTGTATGTGTTGGTGAGTTCTTGTCACATTCTTAATGGAAAATCTTCATTCCAAATGCTAATGATGCTCCATTTTGGACACATTAGATGATagcaatctttttatttttattttttatgggattATAGCAATCTTTGTGTCCAAAATTAGTAGTTAGGACTCAATAAAACTAATTACAAATTGCTGCTTAGATTGATAACCTTTTTTTAATTCcaggtttaaaaaaaacaaaaaaacaaaatggttGGCTCAAAAAATTCTATTACATagtttgtttggttgggtgtaaagggagaggatggaaaatgagAGACTTCTCTTGATTGGTGTGGTGGAAAAGTCAAAAGGGGAGGGGAAGTAGGggaaaaatgtttaaataagtggtatttattattttttctttttttaattacaatcttttctctcatcttttGATGTAAAAAGAGTATAATAGAAGGGTTTTATTTCAGCATGGTCACTAATTATTCTAGTGAGTAGCAATTAGTTGATGCGAAAAAAATTCTAAGCTagatttaatttagaaaatgattaaaattcaCGAGAGAAGATCAAAGTTCATTGGTCCTTTACTTGTATGATGCAGAGCAAAGTTGATCAGTATGagatatcatttaaaaaaaattgaaggcaTTAATTAACAAGACTGATTGGAAATGGTTGGTGAAATCATTCATATTAAGGCActattttccttcaattttaaGCATAAATTAGTTGTTAACACATGTGAAGAGGAATAAAAATGGACACGACGGGTACACATGGCTGGATCTGACGACACGGGGATGACGGATTGATGGTCAACAGCCAAGGAGCTTGGATCCAGAGTGGACAAATAGATACAGCACAGTAGTCATTGGTTCCATTAATTCCAAAATAGGGTTTTCACTTTACGGCTAAGTCTGGTGTGGCTTTGCTTGGTCTCCACGAAAACGTGCATAAGAAGAATCCTTGCGTCACACGTTTAAGCCTCGATCAAGGGActcctacaaggaaaagaaTTCTAGGAGGTgtgtaaaaggaaagagttctaaTTCTATAAGGAAATGACTTCATGAACAAGGTACGGAGGTTAaaaccctacactactataaataccttaaaaccctcataaatcaaggtacgcattattgactcaactctggcattttagggttgtgaaaaagttctaacttgaccttcggagggtttttagTCAGCACTACACCgatgctctctgttaggtcttcgcttttcgttttgtaggtgttgtttTGATCTGAGAGTGcgtgcagcttactggtgatttttcggcatcatcaacaTGCAATGATTGTTTTGGTTCTAGTGTTCTTAAATTTGAAGCATAAAttagctttcaaaaaaaaaaatgatgttcttttttaagttttgtgcCTTTCTGATTTTAGGTGACACCCATCTTTCTCTTTTGGGATTGCATTGCTTGCTTTGGCATATCTATTTAAAAAGGGTTGTGATTAAGTTAGAACCTCTAAATATTAACCACATGATCTTAATATTgaccaaattattattatttaattggaCCCTAGCTCTTGGATAGTTAAATTCTAGTTCTTAGAAGTTAGATCCTAAGTTTTAATGGGATATCAAAGAATTATATAATTAGCCATTTCATGTTATCCCTCAAACTTTCATCCAATAATTTTAGTGGGATTGCATTTATGTTCTTCAATTTCGATATAAACAGAGGGAATTCTAATAACATAAAATTCAGATTAAAACAATTCTTGTTGAGAAATTCGAGTGTTATAGCTCCTTTGGCATGAGATAGATATGAAAAATAGCACtcattgttcacaaacttgaGAACCAACGGCCTATAATCATTGGTGTGCCATTTTTCTAAACTTACTTTTAGTGTGCCGGTTGGCATGACTTAATTTTgccagtttattttactatttaacttatttttgctgctatttataggtctcattGTATTTTTCGGTACTATTTATGGATCTCATTATACTATTACAGCtagcttttacttttatctataatactCTCAGCAAAaacttttcagttttagcaaaataagtggatcccaAATAAACCCTTAATATATCATTTATAATTTTGGTTTAAGTTAGAAGGAGCTTATGATGGAAATGAAAATTCATAATTCCAAATACAAATGCCACTCCCTTCGATGAGAATTACACCccattttctaattaattaagCATGCTAATATACACATTGCTTATTGCATacaaaaaagaatcataaaacATGAATATAAGAACATTTGCTTGCACACACCAATCCATAGATCTCTCAAATTTATACACAAGAATGTACTCCAGAGAGGATACAGATCAAATTTGTAGCGGAGTTGGGCTTCAACTGAGTTGTTCTTGAAGAAGATTGTCAAGTACTCGTTAAGGCCCTCAAAGAAGATGGTATTTTTCTGTGCACTGATTGTTTATTCATTGGTGATGCTTGCTTTGACGCTAGACTTTTTAGTGAATTATGTTACTCTCGTATAAAAAGAGAAGGTAATAAGGTTGCTTATTTTTTAGCTCGATATGctttagaaattttgaattttgtagtGTGGATAGAGGATGTTTCaccatctttatttttttgttatctaaGCTGACATTCTTGgttttcattttcattgataTAATGTATGTTTGGGAAGTGCGTTTTGTGGGTTTCTCAGCGTCTAACTTTTTTTAGTGGATCTGTGCAGTATTCACGGGACACATAAGTattttcttgagtttttaagcaaaaataactttaaaattaagtcccacaatactatttacatatttaaaaattattgtaattcgtatacttaaaatttattttacaatagtATATTTAATTTGCAGTTCTTAGTTTTCAGACAAGCTGATCCAAATAGTCCCATAAAGTTCGActgtttccttaaaaaaaaaaaaaatcactcctCCATCAGCTCCAGCTTCTTCGGCCAATTATAGCTCTGGTAAGTGGGTAAAAAATGGAACTATCATCGGACTGGAAATCCTTCTTCCCATTATCGTCAGTTTTCAAACCTCCATTTCTCCTTGCAGACTCAAAACCCATATTGGGTCCTCTCTTCTtcaaccctaaacccaaaaccctttCTGTTCTCTTCTCCTCTCCATTTCtgccaaacccaccaccaccttTCCTCCAAACCCACAACCTCCTCTCCTTCCAACTCCCTCCTTCTCTTCTTCCCCACCGGTCCCAACTCCGACCGACTCGGCTTCTTGCTTCTTTCTGTCAAAGCTTCCCGTTTCGACATCTGGGGCGCCAAAGACGATGGCGTTTTACACGAAAGTACCGGGTAATAATCATTATCATTCCACTGTTGTTGGGTATTTGCTGGCTTCTACATTTTGCTCTGTGCATTGGTTTGTTGTTCAGGAAATTcataattttggtaaatttccCAGAGTTTCTTGTTTAGGTTCTAAGGTTTTTAAGACTAGTTCTGTTGTGTATGCTTGTTGGAGTCCACATATACCCGAGGAGAGTGTAGTTTTGTTAGAAAGTGGTGTTTTGTTCTTGTTTGATTTGGAGTCTTGTCTTAGAACAAGTAGGACTTCCAACTCCAATGCGCATTTTAGAGGGACTAAGTTGCCTGTATCGTGGGGTGCTGTTGCTGATTTGGGGAATTGTAAATGGTTGAGCTGTGAATTCAGATGGCATCCTAGGATTTTGATTGTTGCCCAGTCTGATGCTGTTTTCTTGGTCGATTTGAGGTTTGATGGGTGTGCTGTGAGTTTTTTAGCTAAGGTTGAGATGTTGAGGATGTATACTTTGGTTCAAAATGAACGGTTCCTTTCGTTTACAATGGCGGGGGGATCTGATGGTTTCTGTTTTGCATTGGCCTCGGATAGTTTGTTGGTTCTTTGTGACGTGCGGAAACCAATGATGCCGTTGTTGCAATGGGCTCATGGTCTTGATAATCCGTGCCATATTAATGTATTTAGATTGTCGGAATTGAGATCAAACTCGAGGGAGGTGGGCTTCTGAATTGAGTTTTTGTATTATACTGGGATCTTTTTGGAATTGTGAGTTCAATCTATTTTGTTATGGACCTACTTTACCAACCCCAAGAGGATCCATTATTTCTGTAGTTTCGAAAACCCATTATGCATGGGAGCTCCCTTCAGATCTCTGATTGTCGGGTCGTGAGTGTCAATGTGGAAGTTGTCTTGTGAGAGAGGAGATTTTGAAGGATGATCTTCCTGAATGGATTGATTGGCAGCATAAGATAGAATTGGCTTtgggttttgtcattttaaacAAAGATCTATCAGCAATGCTTTCTGAGTTGAATGAATTTGGTGGTTTTACATTGATAAGACTTATGTCATCTGGGAAGCTTGAATCACAAAGCTATTATGCCTCGTGGAAGTTGAAAGAACTTCATACAGAGCGGTTCCATTTTAAAGATAATTCCTTGTATATTATGGATGATGAGGAGTACAAATTTCCTAGAAGATTTATGTGAAACTTGATAAACTCTCTGCATATTTTGAGTGATAGTCTAACTGAAGTCCTgctttcaaaattgaaaaagccTTGCAAGGGTCCTTGAGAAAAAATCTTTTAGCTTAGAATCTCATGAAATCTTGTGTGAGAAGTTGAAGGCTTGTGGGTTCGGTCGATTGAGATCGTCTCctgatgtacacaaacacacatgtTGTATCAAATTCAGAAGGAGAGAGGAGTTGGAATTTATTGTTCCGGCATGGTCCTCAAGATTGGCAAGCAACCACTATCTATTCATTCTTTGAGTTTATTTATTCCTCTATGCTGAGGGGTGAGGGGGATGATCAGCTGGTCTGGAGATTGACTACAttgggtgtttttgatgtgTGCTCTTTTTATAAGCTATTATCTAGTCTTACCACTGATGTCTTTTCTTGGGAGTGTGTATGGCATATTAAGGTGCCTAAACGAGTTTCTTTCTACTTATGGACAGCAGCTAATGATGGGATACTCACCATTGACAACCTTATTAAGAAAGGTCAGTTtttggttaataggtgttgCTTATGTTGCTGTGATGGGGAATCAATgaatcaccttcttcttcattgtaagTTCTCTCATGCATTATGGTGTGAAGCTTTTGCAGTGTTTGGGATTCAATGGGTAATGCCAAGGTcagtgaactttttttttattttttttatttggagaaaCAGGTTTGGAAAGCATTGTTCAACCATTTGGAATATGGTCCTGGCATGTGTAATGTAGTTAGTCTGGTAGGAACGTAATGCCCGGATTTTTAAAGATAAGGTGAGAACGTTGGAACATCTAAAAAGTCTACTTTTTCGTACTTTGTTTCTTTAGGCTCGTGTTTGGGGGTGTACGAATTGTACTGCTTTATCTGATTTGTtagtttctattttctttagttcttgattttcttgtatttggtTCATTGTTCAAAGTGTTCACCATCGTGAACATGATGTTCAattcttttcaataaaagtcttactacttatcaaaaaaaaatgcagcaaaCACCTCAGCTGCTCTATCACGAATTACCGCTCCCATATCTCCAGTCCCATCTTTGATGCTCAAACCAGCAGCATTTAGCTTAAAACAGCTTGCATCAGGACATAACCACTTCACTGGATCCAGATTGAAGTGAATATCCTGCTGTGTCTGCTCAATGAATCATTTTGTCATTTAAACATTCAACATACATTCAAAAGCCAcaataggaaataaaaaaaaaaacttaaaccaGAACCCACATTGTTGCCGCATTGAGAAACAGAGGAACTCAAAATTCAGCAAAACTGGGAGGTTCTGACCTCGACATTTTGGTACAGAAGGTCAACTACCGAATGGCACTTTAAGGCTTTCAATGCCGATTTATCCTGCCTTCTCCTCTTACTTCCATCATCCTACAGCAGCTTCTTGATAGTTAAATGCACTTGTTGGGAACTTGTAACTCAAATGGGAAACTCAGATTTGGGTTAATTCATGTATCAAGGTCAATTAGTCAATGTTAGTTACAAGTAGTGCATGCATATTCCACTTCATCAATATTGGCACCTAAACTTGTTGTTTTGCATCTGTAGTATgtgatattttttcatttttcatgctATTCAACTTGCAATTCAGAGCTTGGCACCTGTGCTTGTATTCTCGTTTCAAAGGATCTTCCATAAACATTTTATGCGGAATGAGGCCGTACTACATTCTCATGGTTCCATTGTTTCACTTCTCTTCATAATGAAGATTATCTACTGACTTGAATTACAGCCAGAGGTTATTTGGCACAATTAGTTGTTTCTTATCACATTTGCATTGGTATTCTTTAGGGGGAGAAGTttggtttatactttatagttAATACATATTTAGATGAAATCAGTTTCTTTTGGCATTTTACGTTGTAGATATTGCAAACACATCTCATGGACCTATGCTTTTCTTGGTACATTCATAAGTACTTGCTTTGAGCTTATTTGGCATGTTAATTGTAGTTAGTTGGTTCCCTAAAAACATTTATGCTTTCAGCCCTATATGTGAAGTGGCAGCCTTCTCTGTACAGTATTAAAAAGGCTGTTAAATTTCTTTAGCTGAATTTTGTTAAACCTTTGTATGCTTGTGCAGATGAGCTTGGAGAAGGAGAATACAAAGGCCTTTCTTATACTCAATGAGAATTATACGCACATTCAAGGAGGTAAGAGCTATTATTTATAGAAGTATGATGTTGTAACTGTCCTGTACAACTTTTATTTGGTCTGTTGATTCTTTATCAACCCTATTAGTTTCTTAAGAGTACAACTTTGAAGCTCTGCCAGAATTTTAGGCCTGATCTTGTGTAAATGTGCATAATGAGATCTTTATCCCATACATGTCACTCAGTTctatcctttaattttttttttttggccaaaaacCTTGGAGCTTAAAACTCTTAATCAGATAATGGCTGTTCACTGCCATTACCCTACTATTGGTGGATTGTGATTTGGCCCACAAAATGGCTTGATACTGATAGTGGAAGCCTAGCTGCCACTAAAGTAGCATTTGAAGTAGATTTATCTATCCACATGAAGTCTTCTTCTGCTAAATTGAATATTCATCTGAAGTCAATTATGATATCCAGTTAGGAAGTCAATGCACTCAAATAATATTTTCCCTGAATAATGAGGATACATGACAGTATGTATAGTAAGCACATCATCTGAAAATATGGAGAGGACCTTAAAGAGTTTTACTGTCTTGCAACATAGGAAACTAGATTATATGGTTTGGTAGTTTATGTATGCCAATATTTCCTCCTCCcttttcatgctttcatgattttcttttttgtgtatgTTGTGGTGGGGGGCTGTGGTCCAACTCTGTCTTTCTTCTTGATGTATTACATTTTCTGTTGTCAACCTTTTAAAGTAAGCTTAGTAATTGAGTCATTTGAAGCTTCTTGTGTCATTATTACTTAAGTTAAATTGTAACCACAccctttttataatttttatttgattttaaactaGAGCGAAACAACCGGTGTTTTGAGGATTTTGAAAGGACAGTAATCAATCTAAAAcgattattctttaaaatgctAATAGATTGGATGTCTATCGTAGAAAGCCATTCTATCTCTTCGATTTATGATTTGATGGATGCTTgtaatttgtgttttgattgtATTGATCCCTAGTTGTGTACGTCGtgtatacttgggtgactctcttttttaatgttcgaataacatttttattacttataaaaaaaaaaaaaaaatcggggTTCACGTGATAACCTAGTGGTAATGGCATCCCTTGTGGTGCCCCATTTTTGTGGGTTGAGCCCCACCTCCTTCTCCCCCTCTATCtatctacctatcaaaaaaagtaCTAATTCCATGATAAGAGAGATTGCTGTATTAGTAATGTGTTTTTTATATGTAGGGCAATGAAGAATTCAGGAAAGCTTCTTATGATATACTCCTTAAGATAAGTGCCAGCTTGAAAGGCTCATCAGCTATTTCTGATGCACCTTATCACAAACTGATTTAGCATGGTAAGTATTTAAATGATTTTACTTCAACATCTGATTTGATACTAATGGTACCTTTAATTACTTGATCCTTTGATGTATCACCAGTTCCACAGCTGCTTTCATCATTTATATCTAATGATTTTACATTAATCAGATGATGGGCTATCTTTCTGGCTCATCTGCTCAGCTAAAAAGTGGAACGGTGTCTGCTTTATCAGTATGGGTTTATCAGGATGTAGATATCTGTCTGTCAATGCCTGATCTTGTCCCCTTACTTTTATCTTGGCTGCATACCAAAGTGGTGGAAGTGATAAAACTGATTGTTTTCTTAATTGCTCCTGATTCAGAGTGTTGGTATGATTTTGCTTTTGATGCTAGTTGATTGCATATTTAAAGGCtgttttgggctttttgaaagTACTAGTGTCATGCTTACAAGACAAAGACCTGCACAGTCTTTTGTATGATGTCGTGTATGAAGTTCAACCATGGTCATTGTCCCCAGACATCATTTTAGATCAAAGGCACATGCAAATTTGACATGAAGCAATTATTTGCCTTATATACATAATAATGAAAATgtattggtgttggtgttggaaATTTTCAACACATGCACTTACATCTTTATTTACAGGCCATTGTAATAATGGAGATTTTGATGCGGAAGTGAGGTTCTGCAATAGTCGAGCCAGTTACTCCAGAGAAATATAAGGGTTTTCTGAAGGCCATTTTGGAGGTGATTCTTTCATTTCCTGTTTATGctttttgttaaatataatttattttaattttag
This genomic stretch from Castanea sativa cultivar Marrone di Chiusa Pesio chromosome 9, ASM4071231v1 harbors:
- the LOC142609792 gene encoding uncharacterized protein LOC142609792, which produces MELSSDWKSFFPLSSVFKPPFLLADSKPILGPLFFNPKPKTLSVLFSSPFLPNPPPPFLQTHNLLSFQLPPSLLPHRSQLRPTRLLASFCQSFPFRHLGRQRRWRFTRKYRMSLEKENTKAFLILNENYTHIQGGQ